A stretch of the Aegilops tauschii subsp. strangulata cultivar AL8/78 chromosome 4, Aet v6.0, whole genome shotgun sequence genome encodes the following:
- the LOC109745643 gene encoding probable LRR receptor-like serine/threonine-protein kinase RKF3, whose product MSRRLSLLLLAFSILFPATLLAQPTTPPQQCPLNFTALRPFLAPPLPSDDASRCAFALQSVRLLLSLHLAATGSFLVPASSSCLPPLRDALPFPLPPPDACGLAGIDALLSAPGCANISTRADFDARVPASARRDINASCYRELGAVPVCTTCTTSLSKTAAAYLLPGSPDGGNNVTGCVQYPFIYTGAAASLRGPDDPDTANCLYLLKANSEPSKGSGAPAWLYGVVFGCVAFVLLVAAAAGSCFFVRRRRRRAAAAALAADSRSKRSHAMESITASTTLLKFTYDDIKMATGSFARDSIIGRGGFGNVYKGVLPDGAEVAVKRFKNCSAAGDAAFAHEVEVVASVRHVNLVALRGYCIAATQREGHQRMIVCDLMHNGSLHDHLFGAGECQMAWPVRQRIAIGMARGLSYLHRGTQPAIIHRDIKASNILLDDDFEAKVADFGLAKFAPEGMTHVSTRVAGTMGYVAPEYALYGQLTEKSDVYSFGVVLLELMSGKRAFMSLSEGESFVLADWAWSLVRRGKTLDVIQEGMAEPGPTKVMEKYVLVAALCTHPQLHARPTMEQVVKILEADSAPGPLIIPDRPLPVVANLADIERSVSSSTGSGQLFSPSGFRSFIHRDEDATPESPKET is encoded by the coding sequence ATGTCCCGCcgtctctccctcctcctcctcgccttctCCATCCTCTTCCCCGCCACGCTCCTCGCCCAGCCCACAACGCCGCCGCAGCAGTGCCCGCTAAACTTCACCGCTCTGCGCCCCTTCCTCGCTCCGCCGCTCCCCTCCgacgacgcctcccgctgcgcCTTCGCGCTCCAGTCCGTCAGGCTCCTCCTCTCCCTCCACCTCGCCGCCACTGGCTCCTTCCTCGtccccgcctcctcctcctgcctcccGCCGCTCCGCGACGCGCTCCCCTTTCCGCTCCCTCCGCCCGATGCCTGCGGCCTCGCGGGCATCGATGCGCTCCTCTCCGCTCCTGGATGCGCCAACATCTCCACGCGAGCGGATTTCGACGCCCGAGTGCCTGCCTCCGCCCGCAGGGACATCAACGCCAGCTGCTACCGCGAGCTCGGCGCCGTTCCGGTCTGCACCACCTGCACGACCTCGCTCAGCAAGACGGCTGCAGCCTACCTCCTACCTGGATCCCCCGACGGGGGAAACAATGTCACCGGCTGCGTCCAGTACCCCTTCATATACACCGGCGCCGCGGCCAGCCTACGCGGCCCCGACGACCCGGACACAGCCAACTGCCTCTACCTCCTTAAGGCCAACTCTGAACCCTCCAAAGGGTCCGGCGCCCCTGCCTGGCTCTACGGCGTCGTCTTCGGATGTGTCGCCTTTGTACTGCTAGTTGCCGCCGCGGCTGGTTCGTGCTTCTTTGTGCGGCGACGCCGGAGGCGGGCTGCCGCTGCCGCACTGGCTGCTGACAGTAGGAGCAAGCGCTCGCATGCCATGGAGTCCATCACCGCCAGCACCACCTTGCTCAAGTTCACCTACGACGACATCAAGATGGCCACGGGGAGCTTTGCTAGAGACAGCATCATCGGCCGCGGCGGGTTCGGAAATGTGTACAAGGGGGTGCTCCCGGATGGCGCAGAGGTGGCAGTGAAGCGCTTCAAGAACTGCTCGGCAGCCGGGGATGCCGCGTTCGCGCATGAGGTGGAAGTGGTGGCCAGCGTGCGCCATGTCAACCTGGTCGCGCTCCGTGGCTACTGcatcgccgccacgcagagagaGGGCCACCAGCGGATGATTGTGTGCGACCTCATGCATAATGGCAGCCTCCACGACCACCTCTTCGGCGCCGGGGAGTGCCAGATGGCGTGGCCAGTGAGGCAGAGGATTGCCATTGGGATGGCACGGGGCCTGTCCTACCTGCACCGTGGCACACAGCCAGCCATCATTCACAGGGACATCAAGGCAAGCAACATCTTGCTTGATGACGATTTTGAGGCGAAGGTGGCCGATTTTGGATTGGCCAAGTTTGCGCCAGAAGGGATGACACACGTGAGCACAAGGGTTGCTGGCACAATGGGATATGTCGCTCCAGAGTATGCCCTCTATGGCCAGTTAACTGAGAAGAGTGATGTCTACAGCTTCGGAGTTGTGCTTCTTGAGCTTATGAGTGGGAAGAGAGCATTCATGTCTCTCAGTGAGGGAGAGAGCTTCGTGCTTGCTGATTGGGCTTGGTCGTTGGTGCGGAGGGGGAAGACGCTGGATGTGATCCAGGAAGGAATGGCTGAACCTGGTCCTACTAAGGTCATGGAGAAGTATGTGCTTGTCGCGGCACTCTGCACACATCCGCAGCTGCATGCCAGGCCAACAATGGAGCAAGTGGTGAAGATACTAGAAGCAGATTCAGCACCAGGGCCTTTAATCATTCCGGACAGGCCTCTCCCTGTTGTTGCAAACCTGGCCGATATTGAGAGGTCAGTGAGCAGCAGCACCGGCTCAGGTCAGCTGTTCAGTCCCTCTGGCTTCCGGTCTTTTATTCATAGAGACGAGGATGCTACACCGGAATCTCCAAAGGAAACATAA